Genomic DNA from Pungitius pungitius chromosome 12, fPunPun2.1, whole genome shotgun sequence:
TGTTTTCCACAGAGGGGACGGCCCGAGTCGAGAGGAGATACAACCGCAAACTGTGACAGGGCCGCGCCTCGAAGCCCAAAGAAGATCCCCACGCACGTCTGCCGTGGAGAATAAACAGCGAAGAACAGAGCGCCGTTTCTTCTACCAGATGGATGTAAACACCCACCAGCCTCAGACATTTTTACCCCGCCTTTGTGCTGCATACTCCAGGAGCCTGTGGCTAAACGGGTAGTAACGGCAACTGTGCAGTGTCCATATAATACAATCACCCAAATGAAAAACCAAAAAGGTAAGAATGTAAATAGAGAACGTCaaagagaatttaaaaaacGGCTAAAATCTAAAGGTTCAAATCAAAAGTACTTGACACAACTGTATTTCAGCCCctacagttttttgttttaaaagtacGTCCACTCATTGCACACAAcaatagatttttttctctcaaaaaatACAGGGAGTCATGCAAATATAACAAGTTTTCTTTTATGTAGTACACTATGTTAAACTTTCTCTGTTATTAAACCTTTATCACATATACCATCGCATGTACGAAAGGTCGATCACTTGGTTCCCAATAACCAACCCACCCCACCCaccaaagtaaaaataaaaaaaataaaacaaagacaaacagccaactgaaaacacacagacatatcAAGAGATCAGGCTGAGTATAAAACATCCAtagaagcattttttttaaaccttagtattgatttttatcttttatctaGTGTACAAAATTCACAGATATTTCACAGATTCTTTAAGTCCTTTATCCGTCTTTGGAAACTAAACCTTGCAGAGTTAATGCATATGTGTAAATTaacaagtgtgtgcgtgtctaaAAGGTTTTGATGAAATCATGTGGCAAACCTTTATTTGGCTTACAATACTTTCAGCATTTTGAAACGCTCTTCTGCTCAGAACACCTTGTTGTCAAGAATTACACGAGACCTCTGCCTTTTGAACGCTGAAATCAGAGATGAGTCGAGCGTGTGTGGTCTGCTACATTCTGACAGGGTCAGGGAATGACAAGTCAGGAAATGATTTCAACATCCATCTTCTACACGGAGGGCCGCTTggcgtttttttaattttttaaaacGTCACGTGTTTAATGTCTGTCTTCTGTGGGCTCAGTGCGGCGGGGGAAACGCAGCACAGTTTCCCATTCATCAAATTTGGCACGTTATCCGCACGGGCTAATCTCCCACACACTAAGCTAATGGACTTAATGGAATGTTGGAACAAAAGGTCTACAGAAACCAAATGAAAGGATTTAAGGACCACCGTCAGTGTCACAATAACACCTGACTGTCACCTGCCTGGAAACGAAGTGGAAACCAAGCTCTCCTCCCTGAGGCTCCAAGCGCCACAACACCAAAATTTGAACATGTTGTTGTTCCCACGATACgcttgagcgtgtgtgtgtgtgtgtgtttgtgtgtctgtgttgtgatAGTTCATTTCGGTCGGACCAATGAATCATGCGTGTTAAGTTTTAGTGCAGTCATGCCGCCGTATCTCTCATGTCTGGCTGCATTCAGCCAAAACCCCTCTCGCTTTGTGCTCGCCTCTCTTTAAAGACATTGTCCATTACCTGCCTTTCAGGGAAAGAGTTATTCTGGTTGAGGCAGACTCTGACTCATTCTGActcatttctttgtattttccaATTATGCCGTCTTCTCTTGagagtacgtgtgtgtgtgtgtgtgtgtgtgtgtgtgtgcgtgcgtgttttgtGCATTCAcagatttgtgtttatttttgcttAGAGTAAGTGAGATCAAAATCAAATTTCTGTATTAGTGATTAGTATTGCAGCCTCACATTACCCCAAAACTGTGATGACTGCATATAAAAGCAATGACAGGTCACATTGGTAGAAAGTGAAGCTCGGAGGACTAAAGGCTTTTGATAATAGAATCATTGAACTCCTTTATTAATTTAGAAGGTGACACGACTAAAAGCAACCCAATGTTTAGCTCTGATTAGTTTGTTTTAACTATTAATTGGCCCAAGCTTTAAAAAACAGGGAGCATCGAAGGATAGACGTTTTTTAACCAGAAATTCAAAGCATTTGTGATTTTCTGGTGGTATCCACAGATATGGAAAGCAACCCAAGCTGGTGTCCTATGAAAAAAGATTACCATTAACATCACATTAGACGTCTTTCTCACGTCTGGCTTTCCTGTGGCTCTGAGACAAACAACAAGGAAGGTGCTAAAAAAAGGACTATTGATCAGTGTGCGAGATGCACTGGAtatgagcagcaggagaaggacCAGAAGGTTTTTCTTTATGTTTGGTGGCTTGACGTGGCTAGTGCTTGGacttaaataattcatttggcTATTACACTATTGTGTACTCTGTTAATCATTAATGTATTTTGTGTATCTTACACAAGTATGTTACCGTTTTTTAGCCAGAACGCTTTTAGCTAATTATTCATGATGACAAACTCAGTATCTCCTCCAAAATAGCAACAGATTGTCCCGTCTCCCGACAGCATTGACAATGTTCTGATTGGTCCCTGACGCAATGTCctcttaaaaagaaacaaatgtatGAATCAAATTTTAGAAGCAGAAGAGCACTTGAAAATACATCTATCCCTCTGAAAATATATTTCCTGCAAAGTAGAGTGGCGTGTTAAGTGTAAAGAGAATGTATGcgttcattatttttttcaatccaaACAGTAATAATCAGGATTTTCAGTCACATTACATCTTGTCAGATAAATAAACATTAATGACAGCTAAATCGATGAGCAACCCCCGATGTTTCTTTAGTTACACTTATCCTCAGTGTCCATTTGTCTAAACTCATTGTGGCAGTTGTCGAACACGCCGCGTCCCTTCCGTGGGATAAGGTGCTGTCACACAATGTACCAGCGAAGAAAATATTTTCCTCCGATTTGTGTGAGTCAATCACAGTTGCAAGTtcctttggggaaaaaaaccccCCTCTTATATCTGATAACAGATGATGTTAGGTTTGTTCCTCGCATGGAGCTCTTTTACTGAAGCGTGACTTGTGAGGCAGCTGAAGTCACGTGTTCCATTCGCAGGAGAATGCGGACTGGGGGAgtaatgacctttgaccctgactGTGTGTGCACGTCTTTATGAAGCAAGGATAAGGACACAGAGATATCTGCCAtcacagaaagaggaggaaacacacaaGTTGATATGGAGATACCAATAAGGTCGATTCATTCCGCATGGCTCCGCTTTGGTCTGCGTCATGTGAATGGTGCCATCCACCCGTGTCCACATAGGGTCCATACGGACCCCTTATGGACGTCTGCCTTTGGCCAAAAAATTTGATGACCAGCCTGACTGTTTGTTCTCAAATCATGTTCCACACTCCAGTCCAGTTGGTGGCTTAGCATATCTAGCTGAATtgcgaagaagaaaaagataccCAAATGAGATGTTTATTATTGAGAGAGGTTGTTCAGGGAGTTTTGCCGATGCTCATAGCCACGACTaaacaaacagagctttaaagaaatacaaagttgCCGTTAAAATCCTGGCAAATAACCAGTGGTGCATTAACGATACCAACTGAAAATGGGGTGTGGATCAAGAAATGCACAGGTGTGGATTGCCAGAAGGGCACAGACTCCCCATAGCAGTTTGGAGAGAACTGCCCCATGCGGCTCAACATGGAGAGTATATCCGAGAcctgacaccaccctcatttgTACGCGTGTTCAAGGGCTTgctcaaaaaaagcaactgtTCTGAGACAGAGGAAGAGCCGTGTTGATGCGTGATGAACAAGCCCTCCCTGCAAGAAAGGCTTTCTCATTTAATACAAAGCAACAGGATAGTTTCCTGTCTCACGCTGCACCCCTAATTTATTGGACCTGCTGGAGCGGGGAAgccagtgggagggggggatatCACACAGGAAGGAAGTTATGATCCAAAGTGGGGCACAAATGCTCCTTCGTTTTCTTTTACAATGTCCAATTTGCTctggataaaataaaatgtgaagcaAGGAGCACTGGTTcagttttcacattttcaaggtctcagattgtgtgtgtgatggctgggaatgtaaacatgtaaagGCTGCGCAGCGCTTTGGGTAAGCAGGATGCCTTTTGCCAGAATGCTAGAGAATGAAAattacaagaaaaaacaaagtagaTGGAAATCACTATACAATAATGAGGATTGGATCGTGGCTGTGTTGGCAAGAGGCACTGCACTACTATAGCATCACAGTCATGTGACGTACATCGGGGCCAATACAGTGAACAATGTtgatatttttacatttgtccATTCCATTAATAATCTAGTGTTGTTTAGACTCAAACAACCAGCCAATTGGCAAGATATGAAAGCTATTCATTAGAGTCAAATTGGGCACAAACAATAGAATTTGACGAGGCATGCCAACACCCACGTACACTGACCACTGTGTACCAtacggccacacacacacaaccatgagGCGTAAAGTGCAAGCGAACATGCCCGTCACGAGTTGGCTAATTAAGTTATCAACGAACAACAATAGCATCAATTTCCAGAAGAGAACAGACATGCTGGCAGTAATTAGAAGTGTCCTTTCCCTCTGTGCCTCATTCCATTTGGATGTGGGAGAATGGATTTGAAATGTACTGTGGTGAATTCGGTGAATGGTGCAAATAGATTTAGCCATAACCAGCTCGTAATCTACTTACTTTCACAGTGGCTGCAGAAAAATGACTTATATCCTTGCTTGCGTTGTCTTTTTTTGCTAATACCCCGTCTTGCTTCCAATTTCTCTTGGTCTTTTGTTGCTTGTAGGTCATGCCTTTCTGTAATGGGACTGTTGTAAtgttaaagtaaataaatgtaaatctacCCATTGTACATACATGTAGCATCTAATTGCCTTAATAAAGGAACATGTTATTCGCTGTACGTTTTCAAATTAGTCTGTTGTTACATTTACTTGGGTTAATTCATTTCATTCGGTTGTACTCATGTTAATATGTTCACTTCTTCCCAAattgtcttttctctctttgtaacAGAAAATAACTCTCACCCATCAGTTTCCAATTACTGAGTCTGATATATATCCAAGGGCAGTAAATTGACTGTAAATTGACACAGCACCTAATACCAACGATAGAAAACAACATATTGTGTAACTTATGATTAAAATGAGCGATATCAGCATCTACTTTCTTTGATTACCCATAGGTGAAACGATGGCACTGATAAAAATGGCCTATATGACCACAAAGCATGATCACTTTAACAATTCTAAATTACACAGTTGGCATTTGTCCCCATGCTATACTCTAAAAAAACTCAAACACTAAATGAGAATGATCCAAATGGTGCTACaatgaaatgtcaaataaaacacCATAATGACTCTCATATCCCAGGCACAGTTTTGCAGTCCTTGCTTTAGCATGATATTCTGTACACCTAGCATgccaataaacaaaaaaacccaaaggcAATTTTTTGTCCTACATTTTTCTCCGCGTGATCTTTAAATTGTCCATCAGGCCCACGGCCCTGGAAAAAATCTTCCAAACACCCCTTTTTCCCCAGAAAGCCTATCTCTGGTATTCCAGTCACAGCTTCTGCTGCGCCGACACCCCCTTCCAGTAATCAAGGATGTCATGCAGGTCCTCGCCTTTAGCAAACTGCACCTTTTTTCTCAGGGCGTTTCCGGCCGTCACATAACAGGTCTCGTCGCGCTGGCCTTTCCGGTAGGGGCGGAAGCGCTCCCAGATCCGCAGCGAGCTCTCCGAGGAGTACTCCGGGCCGGAGGAGTAGCCAGAGTAACTGGAATGGTGACGGGCAGGCGAAAGTTGGGAGTATGATGCCGCATCCCTGCGGGAGCGTGTCAGGGGCTTCAGGAAGGACACCTTCTGGGCCGGGGAGCCTTGGTGGGAGCCTTCATAATACAGAGCGGGGACGGAGTGGCGGTGCTCCGAGCAGTGGTagtcctgctgcacctccagctgctgctgctgctgctgctgctgttggattTGTTGCTGTTGGTGGTAATGGTGTGACTTCTGGCCGTCCTGATGTTGGGCACCAAAACCACCACTGTcgcaaccaccaccaccccctccgCAGCAGCTCCCGCTCCCCACTAAAGGCAGCCTCTCAAGCGGCTCCCCACAGCCCACGGGACTGGCCCGGTCTGGGTACTGGTGCTGTTGTTGGTTACAGCCGTCTGGGCTGCGAGGCTCAGCGACCTCCAGACTATACACCCTGGCTCCTCCGCGTTCCCTGTCCCGACCCATAGAGCCGCAAGACGTGGTGCTGCACTGTTTCTTGACAGCATTCACAATAACCACGGCTGCATCCGCACTCATTTGACGCTGAATTGGACGCACAGCGGTGGCGGGTGGCGGCGGCCTGTACGGGGGAGAGACGACAAAGCCGCCACCACTAATCCCTGGCCGCTCGGAGAGAGGGGCATTCAAGGCGGGGAGTGGAGGCGGAGGGGGTATTTTATTCGGAGCAATGACTTGGCACGCTTCCGTCACCCCTTGGGAGATTGGGATTAGGCCACGAGTAAGGGAGGACGtgctggtggggggaggggaggtgggattTGAGCTGGCCGTATGGTTAGCAGAGACTCCTGAggctgccactgctgctgcaTCCAGTTTGAGTGCGTCAATGCAGTTGTTGATGATCTGATTGACCTTGTCCACCTCCATGGCAATGGTGGAAATTTCTGATGCAGACCCGTGTCCATCATCGTCCGAGTCGTCCCCACGATCAGTTCCATCATCGTCTCTCAAATCCATCCCTCCGTGCCCACCGTCTCCCATCCGCTCCATCCCTGCCCCTCCAGTCCGGATATCCATGTAGTTTCCTTTACTTGTAGCCATGGCCTCTGAAAAGGCGGTGGCCATCTTTTCCACTTGCGGGATAGAGGAGAGTCGGGAGGAACTGGTGTTGCTCGAGCCACAGGACGCGGACATGGGAAGTTTGCCTCCGTGGTGGTGTTGATACTGGTGGTGCTCTCTTGACTGCTCCTGAAGCTTCTGGACCGCTAAGGGATCATTTGCCACTGCTGCCGCCACCTCTGGCCCATATCGCATTtccaaaattgtttttttgacgCAGACGGACTTCCTCTTTTCATCGTGCATCCGTTTCTTACGTAGACAATAGTAGACGATGCCTAGAACGATGAGCATGCCAAAAAGGCAGCCGACGATGGTCATTATGTAGTGAGAAGTAGTGGAAGGTGGGGGGGCTTTGTCATCCTGGTTATCATCCCGGGTGGTAAACTGGAGGCAGGTGTGGTTGTAACGTTGAGAGTTTCGAATGGACGCTACACAGAAGGTGTAATTGGTGTGTGGTTTGAGCTTGTTGACGGTGATCATCTCCTTCTTGTATTTCAAATTCATAAAGTCGGACACATACGTCTGGTTGTATTGTGTTAGGATGTACATTTTGCTGAAGGGATTTGGAATTTGCACAAGGAGAGAGGCCGATGACAAACTGTAATGATGGAGCTTAATGCTGGGAACAAAACTGTGCTCAGTtgatgaagaagaggtggtGGGCTGGTTGTACGGCCCCACACCACCAAACATCTCCGGCCCCATCCCGGAAGAACCATCCAGATCGGGCGGGAGCGAGGTCATTCCTGGAATCATCACTCCATCTCGGCAGTGATggtacaaaatgtttttggcGTTCCGTCCAGCGTGGCCGGCAGCGATTAGCAAGGGGTAGCCAAACATCTCGCGGGGCGTCTCGCACTGGAGGCGATCGTAGGTGTGTGTCACATTGTTGAAGGACTCCAACCAGGTGAGGAAGCTGTAGAGATCACAGCCGCAATGGAACGGATTGG
This window encodes:
- the LOC119220617 gene encoding protein phosphatase 1 regulatory subunit 29; amino-acid sequence: MQGASSTSTLHSLILPSLLFFSFLPRMVQGDCWLIEGDKGYVWLAICSQNQPPYETIPQHINNTVHDLRLNENKLKAVLFSSMYRFTNLTDLNLTKNEISYIEDGAFAGQANLQVLQLGYNKLTNLTEGMMRGLGRMQCLFLQHNLIEVIASNAFWECPSLSSIDLSSNKLGRIDPSTFTVLSRLMVCELAANPFHCGCDLYSFLTWLESFNNVTHTYDRLQCETPREMFGYPLLIAAGHAGRNAKNILYHHCRDGVMIPGMTSLPPDLDGSSGMGPEMFGGVGPYNQPTTSSSSTEHSFVPSIKLHHYSLSSASLLVQIPNPFSKMYILTQYNQTYVSDFMNLKYKKEMITVNKLKPHTNYTFCVASIRNSQRYNHTCLQFTTRDDNQDDKAPPPSTTSHYIMTIVGCLFGMLIVLGIVYYCLRKKRMHDEKRKSVCVKKTILEMRYGPEVAAAVANDPLAVQKLQEQSREHHQYQHHHGGKLPMSASCGSSNTSSSRLSSIPQVEKMATAFSEAMATSKGNYMDIRTGGAGMERMGDGGHGGMDLRDDDGTDRGDDSDDDGHGSASEISTIAMEVDKVNQIINNCIDALKLDAAAVAASGVSANHTASSNPTSPPPTSTSSLTRGLIPISQGVTEACQVIAPNKIPPPPPLPALNAPLSERPGISGGGFVVSPPYRPPPPATAVRPIQRQMSADAAVVIVNAVKKQCSTTSCGSMGRDRERGGARVYSLEVAEPRSPDGCNQQQHQYPDRASPVGCGEPLERLPLVGSGSCCGGGGGGCDSGGFGAQHQDGQKSHHYHQQQQIQQQQQQQQQLEVQQDYHCSEHRHSVPALYYEGSHQGSPAQKVSFLKPLTRSRRDAASYSQLSPARHHSSYSGYSSGPEYSSESSLRIWERFRPYRKGQRDETCYVTAGNALRKKVQFAKGEDLHDILDYWKGVSAQQKL